From a region of the Dissulfurirhabdus thermomarina genome:
- the glgB gene encoding 1,4-alpha-glucan branching protein GlgB: MKKREKRGRGPAPTPFLLTDYDLYLHMEGTFLRAWEKLGAHPGEVDGTRGTWFAVWAPNAERVFVVGDFNGWREGAHELRCRGGSGVWEAFVPGVEKGALYKFVIRSRYNGYRAEKADPYGFFFELRPRSASIVWDLGGHEWGDGEWMAARRERNALDAPISIYEVHLGSWMRAPEEGGRWLTYRELAPRLAAYARDMGFTHVELLPVMEHPLDASWGYQVLGYFAPTSRFGTPQDFMFLVDTLHRAGIGVILDWVPAHFPTDGHGLAFFDGTHLYEHADPRQREHKDWGTFIFNYGRREVAGFLLSNALFWLDVYHVDGLRVDAVASMLYLDYSREEGEWIPNAYGGRENLDAVAFIRRFNEMVYREQPGAFTVAEESTAWPMVSRPTYLGGLGFGYKWNMGWMHDTLLYMSKDPVHRKYHHNNLTFSLLYAFHENFILPFSHDEVVHGKGAMLAKMPGDLWQRFANLRLLYGYMYAHPGKKLLFMGCEIGQWNEWNHDASLDWHLLDYPLHQGLQSWVRDLNHLLRRVPALHEVDFEPSGFSWIDCSDSQQSVLAFLRRGRRPEEVVLAVCNFTPVPRHGYRLGVPAPGPWREVLNSDAECYGGSGQGNMGGVEAEPVPSHGHPWSVVLTLPPLGALFFRPGA; the protein is encoded by the coding sequence ATGAAGAAGAGAGAGAAACGGGGGCGGGGCCCGGCGCCCACCCCCTTCCTGCTCACCGATTACGACCTTTACCTCCACATGGAGGGGACCTTCCTCCGGGCCTGGGAGAAGCTGGGCGCCCATCCCGGGGAGGTGGACGGCACCCGGGGCACGTGGTTCGCCGTCTGGGCCCCCAACGCCGAGCGGGTCTTCGTGGTGGGCGACTTCAACGGCTGGCGGGAGGGGGCCCACGAGCTCCGCTGCCGGGGCGGCTCCGGCGTGTGGGAGGCCTTCGTCCCCGGGGTCGAGAAGGGCGCCCTCTACAAGTTCGTCATCCGCTCCCGCTACAACGGTTACCGGGCCGAGAAGGCGGACCCCTACGGCTTCTTCTTCGAGCTCCGGCCCCGGTCGGCCTCCATCGTCTGGGACCTCGGCGGCCACGAGTGGGGCGACGGGGAATGGATGGCGGCCCGCCGGGAGAGAAACGCCCTCGACGCCCCCATCTCCATCTACGAGGTCCACCTCGGCTCCTGGATGCGGGCGCCGGAGGAAGGGGGGCGCTGGCTCACCTACCGAGAGCTCGCCCCGCGCCTTGCGGCCTACGCCCGCGACATGGGCTTCACCCACGTGGAGCTGCTCCCGGTGATGGAGCACCCCCTGGACGCCTCGTGGGGCTACCAGGTCCTGGGCTACTTCGCCCCCACCAGCCGCTTCGGCACCCCGCAGGACTTCATGTTCCTCGTGGACACCCTGCACCGGGCGGGCATCGGCGTCATCCTCGACTGGGTCCCGGCCCATTTCCCCACCGACGGCCACGGCCTCGCCTTCTTCGACGGCACCCACCTCTACGAGCACGCCGACCCCCGCCAGCGGGAACACAAGGACTGGGGGACCTTCATCTTCAACTACGGGCGGCGCGAGGTGGCGGGCTTCCTCCTCTCCAACGCCCTCTTCTGGCTGGATGTCTACCACGTCGACGGGCTCCGGGTGGACGCCGTGGCCTCCATGCTCTACCTGGACTACTCCCGGGAGGAGGGGGAGTGGATCCCCAACGCCTACGGCGGGCGGGAGAACCTCGACGCGGTGGCCTTCATCCGGCGCTTCAACGAGATGGTCTACCGGGAGCAGCCCGGCGCCTTCACCGTGGCGGAGGAGTCCACCGCCTGGCCCATGGTCTCGCGGCCCACCTACCTCGGGGGGCTCGGCTTCGGCTACAAGTGGAACATGGGGTGGATGCACGACACCCTGCTCTACATGTCCAAGGACCCGGTGCACCGCAAATACCACCACAACAACCTGACCTTCAGCCTCCTCTACGCCTTCCACGAGAACTTCATCCTGCCCTTTTCCCACGACGAGGTGGTCCACGGCAAGGGCGCCATGCTGGCGAAGATGCCGGGCGACCTCTGGCAGCGCTTCGCCAACCTCCGCCTCCTCTACGGCTACATGTACGCCCATCCCGGCAAGAAGCTCCTCTTCATGGGGTGCGAGATCGGCCAGTGGAACGAGTGGAACCACGATGCCAGCCTCGACTGGCATCTCCTCGACTACCCCCTCCACCAGGGGCTCCAGAGCTGGGTCCGGGACCTGAACCACCTGCTGCGCCGGGTGCCCGCCCTCCACGAGGTGGACTTCGAGCCCTCGGGCTTTTCCTGGATCGACTGCAGCGACAGCCAGCAGAGCGTCTTGGCCTTCCTCCGGCGGGGCCGGCGGCCGGAGGAGGTGGTGCTGGCGGTCTGCAACTTCACGCCGGTCCCCCGGCACGGCTACCGGCTGGGGGTCCCCGCGCCGGGCCCCTGGCGCGAGGTCCTCAACAGCGACGCCGAGTGCTACGGGGGCAGCGGCCAGGGGAACATGGGCGGCGTCGAGGCCGAGCCCGTCCCCTCCCACGGCCATCCCTGGTCCGTGGTCCTCACGCTGCCGCCGCTCGGTGCGCTCTTCTTCCGGCCGGGCGCGTAA
- a CDS encoding ATP-binding protein, producing MAAGRHRERSTGRERRRAGRPRFRYKGSMAACLALLLAFLAAVDAALLVHRHRLLIAEARRDAAREVALMGTATREALLRSDTENAARLLERWALEHDDIAALSAVAPDGFVLARVQKPLPPDRPTLRLDHEVRDGDRTLVRLEMQRDLAGLRAELSRFALHLGLRSLLVAALFAGMLWLVLRVTAMGPLEAEITRRQQAERRFRDLIDRAPDAMALVDRRGRLAYVNARMEMLFGYTREELLGADVERLIPERYRNGHRRRVRAFLEAPAHVPMEAGIKTVGLTKDGREFPVDISLNPVETEEGTRVLIDVRDVTERRAAEAALERAYRYQRVVSDILAHSLRPASLASQLDYALERILTLPAMAEEGRAAVFLAESPTGPLVLKAQRGLPAEAAARCAEIPLDRCLCGRAAAEDRVVFGECPGDQAVGPCPGLAPHGHYCLPIRCGGTAVGVLTVTLPAGHCRDPREEAFLRSVADALAGIVEHHRVEREKAELRDRLARSEKLSALGRLAFNVAHEIRNPVTALGGLARRLHRAFPDATREKDYTRVILEEASRLEALIEALAVYTRTTPLEKAPLDLNALARESLEEFGPALSDQGIEVTTDFGRLPPAELDGPQIRNALDHLVRNALEAMPGGGRLTVATRPCDIGGQPGVEIRMADTGAGIPPDHLERIFEPFFSGAGRQGTGLGLSICRKIVEDHGGRVEVENAPGEGTAFVLRLPLAAAAAGEAAR from the coding sequence ATGGCCGCGGGGCGGCACCGAGAGCGGTCCACGGGAAGGGAACGGCGCCGGGCCGGGCGGCCGAGGTTCCGCTACAAGGGGAGCATGGCGGCGTGCCTTGCGCTGCTCCTCGCCTTCCTGGCCGCCGTGGACGCCGCCCTGCTGGTCCATCGGCACCGGCTCCTCATCGCCGAGGCCCGCCGGGACGCCGCCCGGGAGGTCGCCCTCATGGGGACGGCGACCCGGGAGGCCCTCCTTCGAAGCGACACCGAAAACGCCGCCCGGCTCCTCGAGCGCTGGGCCTTGGAGCACGACGACATCGCGGCCCTGTCCGCCGTGGCCCCGGACGGCTTCGTCCTCGCCCGGGTCCAAAAGCCCCTCCCCCCGGACCGGCCCACCCTCCGCCTGGACCACGAGGTCCGCGACGGGGACCGCACGCTGGTCCGCCTGGAGATGCAACGGGACCTTGCGGGCCTCCGGGCCGAGCTCTCCCGGTTCGCCCTCCACCTCGGGCTCCGATCCCTCCTGGTGGCGGCGCTCTTCGCCGGAATGCTGTGGCTCGTCCTGCGGGTGACGGCCATGGGCCCGCTGGAAGCCGAGATCACCCGCCGGCAGCAGGCGGAACGACGTTTCCGCGACCTCATCGACCGCGCCCCCGACGCCATGGCCCTGGTGGACCGGCGCGGGCGCCTCGCCTACGTCAACGCCCGGATGGAGATGCTCTTCGGCTACACCCGGGAGGAACTCCTGGGCGCCGACGTGGAGCGGCTCATCCCCGAGCGGTACCGGAACGGCCACCGGCGCCGCGTCCGGGCCTTCCTCGAGGCCCCCGCCCACGTCCCCATGGAGGCCGGCATCAAGACCGTGGGGCTCACCAAGGACGGCCGCGAGTTCCCGGTGGACATCAGCCTCAACCCGGTGGAGACCGAGGAAGGGACCCGGGTCCTCATCGACGTCCGGGACGTGACGGAGCGCCGGGCGGCCGAGGCCGCCCTCGAGCGCGCCTACCGGTACCAGCGGGTGGTGAGCGACATCCTCGCCCACTCCCTGAGGCCGGCCTCCCTCGCCTCCCAGCTCGACTACGCCCTGGAGCGGATCCTCACCCTGCCCGCCATGGCCGAGGAGGGGCGCGCCGCCGTCTTCCTGGCGGAGTCGCCCACCGGGCCCCTGGTGCTCAAGGCCCAGAGGGGCCTCCCCGCGGAGGCCGCGGCGCGCTGCGCGGAGATTCCGCTGGATCGCTGTCTCTGCGGCCGGGCCGCCGCCGAGGACCGGGTCGTCTTCGGCGAGTGCCCGGGCGACCAGGCCGTGGGCCCCTGCCCCGGCCTCGCCCCACACGGCCACTACTGCCTGCCCATCCGGTGCGGCGGCACGGCCGTGGGGGTGCTCACGGTCACGTTGCCGGCCGGCCACTGCCGCGACCCGAGGGAAGAGGCCTTCCTGCGCTCCGTGGCCGACGCCCTGGCGGGCATCGTGGAACACCACCGGGTGGAACGCGAGAAGGCCGAGCTCCGGGATCGCCTCGCGCGCTCGGAAAAGCTCTCGGCCCTGGGCCGCCTGGCCTTCAACGTGGCCCACGAGATCCGAAACCCCGTGACCGCCCTCGGGGGCCTCGCCCGGCGCCTCCACCGCGCCTTCCCCGACGCGACCCGGGAGAAGGACTACACCCGGGTCATCCTGGAGGAGGCCTCCCGCCTGGAGGCCCTCATCGAGGCCCTGGCCGTCTACACGCGGACCACCCCGCTGGAGAAGGCCCCCCTGGACCTGAACGCCCTGGCCCGGGAATCGCTGGAGGAATTCGGGCCCGCCCTCTCCGACCAGGGCATCGAGGTGACCACGGACTTCGGCCGCCTGCCGCCCGCGGAGCTGGACGGCCCCCAGATCCGAAACGCCCTCGACCACCTGGTCCGAAACGCCCTGGAGGCCATGCCGGGGGGCGGCCGGCTCACGGTGGCCACGCGTCCCTGCGACATCGGGGGCCAGCCGGGGGTGGAGATCCGGATGGCGGACACGGGGGCGGGGATACCGCCGGATCACCTGGAGCGGATCTTCGAACCCTTCTTCAGCGGCGCCGGGCGCCAGGGCACCGGGCTCGGCCTCTCCATCTGCCGGAAGATCGTGGAGGACCACGGCGGCCGCGTCGAGGTGGAGAACGCGCCGGGAGAAGGAACGGCCTTCGTCCTCCGGCTGCCCCTGGCCGCGGCGGCCGCCGGGGAGGCGGCCCGGTGA
- a CDS encoding SagB/ThcOx family dehydrogenase, translated as MTTTLALPPPELSGGASLAQALAARRSVRAFAPGPLPPAALSQLLWAAQGITGPGPAYRTAPSGGALHPLDVYAVSGEGGVAGLPAGVYRYRPQGHEISRVAAGDRRRDLAAASLGQWWMAEAPAAFVFTVEYARITGKYGTRGIRYALVEAGCAAQGLLLAAVALGLGGTLVGAFRDAEVQAVLGLPPPHEPVAVIPVGRPA; from the coding sequence ATGACAACGACCCTGGCCCTCCCGCCGCCGGAGCTTTCCGGCGGAGCCTCCCTCGCGCAGGCCCTGGCCGCCCGCCGCTCCGTCCGGGCCTTCGCCCCCGGCCCGCTCCCGCCGGCCGCCCTCTCGCAGCTGCTCTGGGCGGCCCAGGGGATCACCGGCCCCGGCCCCGCCTACCGAACCGCGCCCTCCGGCGGGGCCCTCCACCCCCTGGACGTCTACGCCGTCTCCGGGGAGGGCGGCGTGGCCGGCCTCCCGGCCGGGGTCTACCGCTACCGCCCCCAGGGCCACGAGATCTCCCGCGTGGCGGCGGGCGACCGCCGCCGGGACCTCGCCGCCGCCTCCCTGGGCCAGTGGTGGATGGCGGAGGCCCCCGCCGCCTTCGTGTTCACCGTGGAGTATGCCCGGATCACCGGCAAGTACGGCACCCGGGGCATCCGCTACGCCCTCGTTGAAGCGGGCTGCGCCGCCCAGGGCCTGCTCCTCGCGGCCGTCGCCCTCGGCCTCGGCGGCACCCTCGTCGGCGCCTTCCGGGACGCCGAGGTCCAGGCCGTCCTCGGCCTTCCGCCCCCCCACGAGCCCGTGGCCGTGATCCCCGTGGGGCGCCCGGCCTGA
- a CDS encoding YheU family protein, producing MVVEVPWQRLSPEALNGLLEEVATRDGTDYGAREVTLGEKVAALRRRLEEGAAVVVFDEATGTANIVSREQLAARRPRPAGRRGGLNPGPEAGPRR from the coding sequence GTGGTGGTCGAGGTTCCCTGGCAGCGGCTGAGCCCCGAGGCCCTCAATGGGCTCCTGGAGGAGGTCGCCACCCGGGACGGCACCGACTACGGCGCCAGGGAGGTGACCCTCGGGGAGAAGGTGGCGGCCCTTCGCCGCCGCCTCGAGGAAGGGGCCGCGGTGGTGGTCTTCGACGAGGCCACCGGGACGGCGAACATCGTTTCCCGGGAGCAGCTCGCCGCCCGGCGGCCGCGTCCGGCCGGGCGTCGGGGCGGGCTGAACCCGGGACCGGAGGCGGGGCCGCGGAGATGA
- a CDS encoding TlpA family protein disulfide reductase: MHATLHPHRLFPMLLAAVVLAAGGCRQAPPAGARVGRPAPAFTLLDENGRARRLEDFRGRVVFLNFWATWCPPCRSELPSLEGLRRAMEGRPFTMLTVVVNDDPARARRLLRLVGCAFPILEDPGGAAAAAYGITGVPETYIVGPDGILREKAIGPRHWNAPEVLARLEGYLPPGPGPRP; this comes from the coding sequence ATGCACGCGACCCTTCACCCCCACCGCCTCTTCCCGATGCTCCTCGCCGCCGTGGTGCTTGCGGCCGGCGGCTGCCGCCAGGCCCCGCCCGCCGGCGCCAGGGTGGGCCGGCCCGCCCCCGCCTTCACCCTCCTGGACGAGAACGGCCGGGCCCGGCGCCTCGAGGACTTCCGGGGCCGGGTGGTCTTCCTGAACTTCTGGGCCACGTGGTGCCCGCCCTGCCGCAGCGAGCTGCCGTCCCTGGAGGGACTTCGCCGCGCCATGGAGGGGCGGCCCTTCACCATGCTGACCGTGGTGGTGAACGACGACCCGGCCCGGGCCCGCCGGCTCCTCCGGCTCGTGGGCTGCGCCTTCCCGATCCTGGAGGATCCCGGCGGGGCGGCGGCCGCCGCCTACGGCATCACCGGCGTCCCCGAGACCTACATCGTGGGCCCCGACGGCATCCTCCGCGAGAAGGCCATCGGGCCGCGCCACTGGAACGCCCCCGAGGTCCTCGCCCGCCTCGAGGGCTACCTCCCCCCGGGCCCCGGGCCCCGTCCCTGA
- a CDS encoding helix-turn-helix domain-containing protein, which produces MSTSFSEDPTTGLGGRLRRIRKTLGLTQRKFAEPIGISGSYISDIEKGKARPSSAVLQLLEIRYRINRGYLVSGDGPMFHEAPPAGDGEPAGVREGPAASPYGGLDRREARLLRLFRGLSPRRRQEVLDHVTDLFLLERGGEEA; this is translated from the coding sequence ATGTCAACCTCTTTTTCGGAAGATCCGACAACCGGCCTCGGCGGCCGCCTTCGCCGCATCCGGAAGACCCTGGGCCTCACCCAGCGGAAGTTTGCTGAACCTATAGGTATATCAGGAAGTTATATTTCAGACATCGAGAAAGGGAAGGCACGCCCCAGCTCGGCCGTCCTCCAGCTCCTGGAGATCCGGTATCGGATCAACCGCGGCTACCTCGTCTCCGGCGACGGGCCGATGTTCCACGAAGCGCCCCCGGCCGGCGACGGAGAACCGGCCGGGGTGCGGGAGGGACCGGCCGCTTCGCCCTACGGCGGGCTCGACCGCCGCGAGGCCCGGCTCCTCCGCCTCTTCCGCGGCCTTTCCCCCCGGCGCCGCCAGGAGGTCCTCGACCACGTGACGGACCTCTTCCTCCTGGAACGAGGCGGCGAGGAGGCCTGA
- a CDS encoding late competence development ComFB family protein: protein MAETIYDLRDQLVNENEEKVMELVTRLQGEGRLPCACRDCLLDVTALALNHLKPRYAASMATDLFRTDEEVQRWEKAVREAVDLAITKVRARPHHG from the coding sequence ATGGCAGAGACAATCTACGACCTCCGGGACCAGCTCGTCAACGAAAACGAGGAGAAGGTCATGGAACTCGTCACCCGCCTCCAGGGCGAGGGGCGCCTTCCCTGCGCCTGCCGGGACTGCCTCCTGGACGTCACGGCCCTCGCCCTCAACCACCTGAAGCCCCGCTACGCCGCCTCCATGGCCACGGACCTCTTCCGCACCGACGAGGAGGTCCAGCGGTGGGAGAAGGCCGTCCGGGAGGCGGTGGACCTCGCCATCACCAAGGTGCGGGCGCGGCCCCATCACGGCTGA
- a CDS encoding bis(5'-nucleosyl)-tetraphosphatase, with amino-acid sequence MPSSSAARRSPGGARSLSAGAVIVRPGGAGPRYLLLRAFGYWDFPKGLVEPGETPFQAALREIREETGLEDLEFPWGEACRETPPYGPGKVARYYLAVSRTGDVHLPVNPELGHPEHDEFRWLAYPEARARLAERVRPVLDWAHGLVAGYTG; translated from the coding sequence ATGCCGTCCAGCTCCGCAGCCCGCCGGTCTCCGGGAGGGGCCCGCTCCCTCTCCGCCGGGGCGGTGATCGTCCGGCCCGGCGGCGCCGGCCCCCGCTACCTCCTCCTCCGCGCCTTCGGCTACTGGGACTTCCCGAAGGGCCTCGTGGAACCCGGGGAGACCCCCTTCCAGGCGGCCCTGCGGGAGATCCGGGAAGAGACCGGCCTGGAAGACCTGGAATTCCCCTGGGGCGAGGCCTGCCGCGAGACCCCGCCCTACGGCCCGGGCAAGGTGGCGCGCTACTACCTGGCCGTCTCCAGGACGGGCGACGTCCACCTACCGGTCAACCCCGAGCTGGGCCACCCGGAACACGACGAGTTCCGGTGGCTCGCCTACCCGGAGGCCCGGGCCCGCCTGGCCGAGCGGGTCCGGCCCGTCCTGGACTGGGCCCACGGCCTGGTGGCGGGGTACACGGGTTGA
- a CDS encoding YkgJ family cysteine cluster protein, translated as MTAPGGVPPVLSADALRRLRREAALRLAELAALYAELPATRCRRRARCCALLPAATLIEALAVLDRLAALPGGTRRRVTRRLVEWFFRNAVEIPGCPFLEDGACLVYEARFFGCRAYGLWSPGRYRRLAEADRAAREGLRAQWARLGVHLPRAVTGFHVPYCREVRAAAGTLPGDETLLDLSERVEALSRAAGPAHETFRTVFYGDLGFLAAALALGLDGAVAGKFHWTRAAVQGRAAGPAPPEGEIPDLFGP; from the coding sequence GTGACCGCGCCGGGGGGCGTCCCCCCGGTGCTCTCCGCCGATGCCCTCCGCCGCCTGCGGCGGGAGGCGGCCCTTCGGCTGGCGGAGCTCGCCGCCCTCTACGCGGAGTTGCCCGCCACCCGCTGCCGCCGCCGGGCCCGTTGCTGCGCCCTCCTGCCGGCGGCCACCCTCATCGAGGCCCTGGCCGTCCTGGACCGCCTGGCGGCACTGCCCGGCGGGACCCGGCGGCGGGTCACCCGGCGGCTCGTGGAGTGGTTCTTCCGGAACGCGGTGGAGATCCCCGGCTGTCCCTTCCTCGAAGACGGCGCCTGCCTGGTCTACGAGGCCCGCTTCTTCGGCTGCCGGGCCTACGGCCTCTGGTCCCCGGGAAGGTACCGTCGGTTGGCCGAGGCCGACCGCGCCGCCCGGGAGGGCCTCCGGGCGCAGTGGGCCCGGCTGGGGGTGCATCTGCCCCGGGCCGTGACGGGCTTCCACGTCCCGTACTGCCGGGAGGTCCGCGCGGCGGCGGGCACGCTCCCCGGCGACGAGACCCTCCTGGACCTTTCGGAGCGGGTCGAGGCCCTCTCCCGGGCGGCCGGGCCGGCCCACGAGACCTTCCGCACCGTCTTCTACGGTGACTTGGGGTTCCTGGCGGCGGCCCTGGCCCTCGGCCTCGACGGGGCCGTGGCCGGAAAGTTCCACTGGACGCGGGCCGCGGTCCAAGGGCGGGCGGCGGGGCCCGCCCCCCCGGAGGGCGAGATCCCCGATCTCTTCGGCCCCTGA
- a CDS encoding SOS response-associated peptidase, which produces MCARFTLTTPPPLLARHFGLRETPELSPRYNVAPSQPVPVVCPGPRLVTLGWGLRPAWARGGRRLINARAEGLDRRPAFRAAFRHRRCLVPADGFFEWSGEGAQRRPFLARRPDGGPFAVAGLWEPGKAGEGPACVLVTTAARGVLAGIHHRMPVVIRPEDYAAWLDPAAPPERLSTLLASPLDTGWEIRPAPRLVNDPSNDVPACIEPADPA; this is translated from the coding sequence ATGTGCGCCCGCTTCACCCTCACCACGCCCCCGCCCCTCCTGGCCCGCCATTTCGGGCTCCGGGAGACGCCGGAGCTCTCGCCGCGCTACAACGTCGCGCCGTCTCAGCCGGTCCCGGTGGTGTGCCCGGGGCCGCGCCTGGTGACCCTCGGGTGGGGCCTCCGGCCGGCATGGGCCCGCGGCGGCCGGCGCCTCATCAACGCCCGGGCCGAAGGCCTGGACCGGCGGCCGGCCTTCCGGGCGGCCTTCCGGCACCGGCGGTGCCTCGTGCCCGCCGACGGCTTCTTCGAGTGGTCGGGCGAGGGGGCGCAGCGGCGGCCCTTCCTCGCCCGGCGCCCGGACGGCGGCCCCTTCGCCGTGGCCGGGCTCTGGGAGCCCGGGAAGGCGGGGGAGGGCCCGGCCTGCGTCCTGGTGACCACCGCCGCCCGGGGCGTCCTGGCCGGCATCCATCACCGCATGCCGGTGGTGATCCGCCCGGAGGACTACGCCGCCTGGCTCGACCCCGCCGCGCCGCCGGAACGGCTCTCGACCCTCCTGGCCTCTCCCCTGGATACGGGCTGGGAGATCCGGCCCGCCCCGCGCCTCGTCAACGACCCCTCCAACGACGTCCCGGCCTGCATCGAGCCGGCGGACCCGGCATGA
- the malQ gene encoding 4-alpha-glucanotransferase encodes MDPNLLRDLSDLCGIEPGYHDIWGRWHETPDRTRLGILAAMGIDTSDEAALRRAAADRAARPFRRGLDPVAVVRAGERPRLELRLPESALGTAYEWVLVEEGGRVRGGRIHPLDLEVVERVETDGRTWARCRFRLPALAGPGRHRLELRPLGALAPRPAPLCLVVTPGACLGPEAVVGGDRVWGLAVQLYGLRSRRNWGIGDFTDLAAVVEWAAGAGADLVGLNPLGLLFPAEPERASPYSPSHRGLLNPLYIDVEAVEELAECAEARGLVSSPAFRGEIDALRRAEFVDYAGVARAKFRVLERLWAHFRRRHLDPPSARGREFFAFCAAGGDELLKAGLFEALAAHLSAASWRAWPPGFRSPDAEGAQAFLERHPDRVAFHLYLQWLAERQLAAVRRRARAAGLRLGLYLDLPVGVDGGGAEAWGDGSCCVPGVGVGAPPDDFNPGGQGWGVVPFDPAALREAGHGPFARVTGANLRRGGVLRVDHVMGLMRLFWVPEGLAPAEGAYVRYPFRELLGVLALESRRHGCVVVGEDLGTVPDEVRAALGPAGVLSYRVLYFEREGDGAFKAPGAYPAGALAVVSTHDLPTLRGWWTGRDIALRERLGLFPDPGLHAAQAAARSADRHRLLEALRREGLAPDGAAATEEVPPWLAVAVHRYLARSAARVFMVQLEDLAGQEDQANLPGTPDRAPNWRRKLPVDLEALRDDPGVRALLEAVDRERRAT; translated from the coding sequence GTGGATCCGAATCTCCTCCGGGACCTCTCCGACCTCTGCGGCATCGAGCCCGGCTACCACGACATCTGGGGGCGGTGGCACGAGACGCCGGACCGGACCCGGCTCGGGATCCTCGCCGCCATGGGGATCGACACCTCGGACGAGGCCGCCCTGCGCCGGGCGGCCGCCGATCGTGCCGCCCGTCCCTTCCGCCGGGGCCTCGACCCCGTGGCCGTGGTCCGGGCGGGCGAGCGGCCCCGCCTGGAACTCCGGCTCCCCGAGTCGGCCCTCGGCACCGCCTACGAGTGGGTGCTCGTCGAGGAGGGCGGCCGGGTGCGCGGCGGCCGGATCCACCCCCTGGACCTGGAGGTGGTGGAGCGGGTGGAGACGGACGGGCGGACCTGGGCCCGGTGCCGGTTCCGGCTCCCCGCGCTGGCCGGGCCGGGCCGGCACCGGCTGGAACTCCGGCCGCTCGGGGCCCTGGCCCCGCGGCCGGCCCCGCTCTGCCTGGTGGTCACCCCCGGGGCCTGCCTCGGGCCGGAAGCGGTGGTGGGCGGCGACCGGGTCTGGGGCCTCGCGGTCCAGCTCTACGGCCTCCGGAGCCGGCGGAACTGGGGGATCGGCGACTTCACGGACCTCGCCGCCGTGGTGGAGTGGGCCGCCGGGGCCGGGGCCGACCTCGTGGGGCTCAACCCCCTGGGGCTCCTCTTCCCGGCCGAACCCGAGCGCGCCAGCCCCTACAGTCCCTCCCACCGGGGGCTCCTGAACCCGCTCTACATCGACGTGGAGGCCGTGGAGGAGCTCGCCGAGTGCGCCGAGGCCCGCGGGCTGGTCTCTTCCCCCGCCTTCCGGGGGGAGATCGACGCCCTGCGCCGGGCCGAGTTCGTGGACTACGCCGGGGTGGCCCGGGCGAAGTTCCGGGTGCTCGAACGCCTGTGGGCGCACTTTCGCCGCCGGCACCTCGATCCGCCGAGCGCCCGGGGCCGCGAGTTCTTCGCCTTCTGCGCGGCCGGGGGCGACGAACTGCTCAAGGCCGGGCTCTTCGAGGCCCTGGCCGCCCATCTGTCCGCCGCCTCCTGGCGGGCCTGGCCGCCGGGCTTCCGTTCGCCGGATGCCGAGGGGGCGCAGGCGTTCCTCGAGCGGCACCCCGACCGGGTGGCCTTCCACCTCTACCTCCAGTGGCTGGCGGAGCGGCAGCTTGCCGCCGTGCGCCGCCGGGCCCGGGCGGCGGGCCTCCGGCTCGGCCTCTACCTCGATCTCCCCGTGGGCGTGGACGGCGGCGGGGCCGAGGCCTGGGGGGACGGGTCATGCTGCGTCCCGGGGGTGGGGGTGGGCGCCCCGCCGGACGACTTCAACCCCGGGGGACAGGGCTGGGGGGTGGTCCCCTTCGACCCGGCGGCCCTCCGGGAGGCCGGCCACGGCCCCTTCGCCCGGGTGACCGGGGCGAACCTCCGGCGGGGGGGTGTCCTCCGGGTGGACCACGTCATGGGGCTCATGCGCCTCTTCTGGGTGCCGGAGGGGCTTGCCCCCGCCGAGGGGGCCTACGTCCGCTATCCCTTCCGCGAGCTGCTGGGGGTCCTGGCCCTCGAGAGCCGCCGCCACGGCTGCGTGGTGGTGGGGGAAGACCTCGGGACCGTCCCGGACGAGGTCCGGGCGGCGCTGGGACCCGCCGGGGTCCTCTCCTACCGGGTGCTCTATTTCGAACGTGAAGGGGACGGCGCCTTCAAGGCCCCCGGGGCCTACCCGGCCGGCGCCCTGGCCGTGGTCTCCACCCACGATCTCCCCACCCTCCGGGGCTGGTGGACGGGCCGCGACATCGCGCTCCGGGAGCGGCTCGGGCTCTTCCCGGACCCGGGCCTGCACGCCGCCCAGGCCGCGGCCCGGTCCGCGGACCGGCACCGGCTGCTGGAGGCCTTGCGGCGGGAGGGCCTGGCCCCGGATGGCGCCGCGGCGACGGAGGAGGTCCCTCCCTGGCTGGCCGTGGCCGTTCACCGGTACCTCGCCCGGTCCGCGGCCCGGGTCTTCATGGTGCAGTTGGAAGACCTGGCGGGCCAGGAGGACCAGGCGAACCTGCCCGGCACCCCCGACCGGGCACCCAACTGGCGGCGCAAGCTCCCCGTGGACCTCGAGGCGCTCCGGGACGATCCCGGCGTCCGGGCGCTGCTCGAGGCCGTGGACCGGGAGCGGCGGGCCACCTAG